The following nucleotide sequence is from Harpia harpyja isolate bHarHar1 chromosome 7, bHarHar1 primary haplotype, whole genome shotgun sequence.
AACAACTTATAAATGAAGGACATGGCAAAATCTTTTGTTTAACATGAGTTGTCCCACTTAGTGTTACTGTATTGCCACAGCCTCCTGCCAAGAAGTATCAGGGGTGAAATGTACCTTAGGTCTAATTTATTCAGTCTCAGAGCAATTAataattcagaaatgttttagtTCTTATTGATGTTTAGCATTGTAAGTGGACACATAGTGTATGTACTGTTAGCATCTACACAGGAAACTATTTGAGAGAAGAAGGAAGACTACTAGATTTTTAATTGTTGATTAGAGAAGATGCTTTCTAGATTAACCCATTTTCCTAAGAACTTTCTGGATTTGTATTATCACAGAATAGTAATATTGAAGTAGCAGGgataaaaccagtttattttctgtagaaactgTAACAGTCTGAAGGCTGCATCATTGAATAATGACAATATAGTAGTTAATAATGTAAGTCTTAATTTATATAGTGAAATTTAGTATCCCTGGGAAAAAAGCCATATTCTTTTATATACACACGTGCACAAAACAGAGTGTAGCAAAGAAAATATATGTAGGTTTGCTTATGACACATCAAATTTGATCATTTGCCTAATTGAATTTCACTGTACATCTTCACCTGACTGTTATGGTAATagcttcttatttttaattaattttcatacATGTGAGACATATGGTTATTGAGACTTAGTAATTTCACCTGGCTTCTTTAGTATGCTGAAAACTTTATTCATGTTATTCGAATAGCACTACGAAATGCACCATCGTACAGAGAACACTGAAAATAATATTGTAAAAATTCATCATTATGTTATGGAATATAGAGTAGTAAGAGCACATGTGGTGTTTCTAactctgaaaaatacaaagataaatatACTATGTCTGTATGGGAGACACGTTTTCTCAATACTGAGGGTTTGTTACTGTATGGTTTGGGCCTAAGCTTGAccattatttttgtaaatgttaaaataaacGTTTTGTAGTTTCCTATAGAAAATATAAACAATGCATTcgtgcttttcttttttagcccAGTGGACTcaagctcaaaacctcaaacttCTACCTGTAAAATAATATAGGGCTAGATTTAATACAACTTGGTAGAGAATCTACTGGAGCAGCAATCTGTTTACATGTCAGATATAGAAAATGGAGTAATAAGAGATGTACTGTTTCTAAAATGCCATAAATATGACCctgatgcttttctttgtatatatattaaaaatatattttaaaaggtcatttaaaaattattcttgctCATTCAACCATATTCTATGAGAATATATTAATGTTTACATTAGTATCATGTTGTTATTGGCTTGTTCCTGGACCCAGGAGTTTCCTTCTAGTGCTGTGCTACTAGATAGTCAGTGGTATGCAGCAATTGCCTGTAATCTTCCATTTATAACTTGCTTTTTCTGTCCTGCTTGATGGAGAGAGTCTCCATTCAGACTTACATGCAAAATATAGCCATGTTGGATCACAAGCCTATTTCTTGATAGTAAGCtgagaaaacaggtttttttatctgttggtttttgttttttactgttgGTGGATTTTTTAATGTTGGGGGGTTTTGGGTGTGTGTGTAGAAGGTTTCAGAAGGacttttgtggggttttttggggggaggggtatCAGTTTTAGTTTCTTCACGATTCacattctttcttgttttctgattTGATTTATTACCTCTTAGTTCATAATACAGAAGCCATCAAGACTGCAGAAGAGGGATAACATTTAAGTCATTAAACCAATCCATCCATCTTCATAATTCTTTTTCACTCCATTTCTTTCTTGGGTAAACTGATTTCCATGAGGTAATGATATAAGTGGCATCAGTTTGCTCCGCAACGCTACAGAGTTTATATATTTGCAGTACTTAAAAAAAGTCATGACAAGAAAATATGGTTACTGAACTGTAACTTAAGATGTGTTTAataggtgtgggtttttttccaagcacgGGTTGTGATTAGGCTGCTAGGGTAAATCATTAATAGAAGAGATTCCTGTTATGTATTGGAAAAtaacctttttctgttttatgttaACACTGAGAGATGTGCTGCAGTCATTGGCTATGCAGTCTCTAGAGAGATACACTGGAGTTCATCTCAGCCCTAAGGTTGCCACTTAAGCCTTGCTGAATAAACCAGTGGAATATGAACATGCAAGCAGAAAGATTGGTTTTAATTCTGATGACATTTGTAACAACTCAGAAAAACTGCTATAAGGCCATAGTGGTATTTGGTAAGATGAACAGTCATGAGCTTTTAGTTTCACGTATTACAGACTTCTAAAGAGTAAATTTAGCCTAAGTGCATAGACAGACATAATAGTGACATTTTTCAAGTACATGTTTGATAACAAGTTGTTTCTCTAGGTATCATATTCATCACCTTCTGAGTCTACATTCATAAAGTTGACTAGAAAACTattttcaaagttttgtaaagtcTTTCTCCAAGTAATGAGAACATCCTCCAAAAGACTAGCTGAATATTATAGCATATATTTGTCTTACTCTCCGCGGGTGtctcccctttctttttgttGACATGTTTGTTTCtgcctgttttgtttctgaagataGTCATCAAAACACAAAGTTGCCTAAGTATTTCTTAGACTGCCAAGTATGCCCCTGCTTGTTTGTAGGCATGGTGGATTGGTCAGTGGTGTGTAGATGTGCTGAAAAACCCGTATCATATTTAGCCCATAAAAGGGCAGTATGACTGTAACAGGGCAGCACCATGTGTACAGGTcctgttttatttggttttaagaTGTTCTAATGGCTGTAGGTCTTGCTGTCTTGTCTCATCAGACGCTAAAAGACTTTGTGCAACCATCTAACCATTTTGGATAATAACTGTGTGTAGACTGATTACACGTAGCTGCATATATATTAACTGTAGTTTGCATCACTCaatacagaaaaggcaaattttatgtaAGTGCAGTCCTCAGAATCTGTTACAACACATACAGTATTGGTTAATATACCATATAGGAATAGGGTTTGGGGGGAAAACCTACTATTTGATTTAATACTGCTACCACCTTGGTGTAGGAAAAAGCCCCTGCTAGTAAGAACTTtccttgacttaaaaaaaatttaaattgacGTGGCTGCTCACAGTAAGGAAATCCTTGTGAATTTTCAGCTTACAAATAAAGAAGCAGATAATACCCCCCCCCCTTATTTCTGAAAAAGAGTTGTAAGCAAAGTAAATGACCTAAGGGTACCAAATAAGACTTGTATGACTTACTTTAGCTCTTAGGTAAAAATTAAGCTTATGGAAAAGGATCCTGGTGTCCTTCCTTTTAAGACAGGTCTTTCTCCCTTTTTGCTGGTGTGTGTTCCCTGGGTGTTTAGAGCCACAGATGTCATccagcttctgaagaaaaagtacCTTTTCAGACACAGCTGGTTCTCAGCCCAAGCATGGCTGGGCAGACCTTCAGGATTACTGGTGCTATGGATTTGAGAAGGGTGGCCAGAGAAGGCTAAACAACAATCAAACATTTCATTTGAGAATGGTGAATCACTTCAAGATGGCATGGATgcaattattcattttttaataaatgaggGAAGACTTGGCATTCTTGGGCTTTCTGTTCCAGAGaagaacatttctgtgttttcctgaaGTGCTTTGTGGCTGACATGAAAAATGGCTGATTTCTACAGCTATTTATTAGGAAATTTCTCGTCTCTGTACTAGCCTGTGCAAAGACcccttttttgtgtcttttatcATGATAAAGAGTATTTGCTAAGGACTCAGAAGCTGTTGTAGCTCAGCTGAAAAAGCAGGGATTTGAAGTCTGTGCATACCTTTGCGTGGCTAATTTTGAGGAAGAGGTGGCTTGTGTAACATTAGGTTGCGTGTCCATGAGAATTTAGTTTCTGCTGGAAAATtgctaaaaaccagaaaaatttccacAACTAACGTTAAGTTGACCTAAAAGTTGACCTAGAAGAGGCAGATTTCTGGGATTCACGGTGTCATGTGTTAATTGACTTCGGAGCTGTTACACTTCATGAAAAAGTATGTCATCAATGTTTTTCCTTCCCAGCACACCCCTACTATTGAGCTGAcactgtgataaaaaaaaaagttatgtctTTAGCCAGCTCTCACCTCCTGGTTAGAACAGGCTCAGTCTGTGACATTTTTGGTGACAGAAGCCTATAGCAAATGGAGCAACTCATCTAAATCCGCTTCAAGTTTTTTCCTCTTGGGAATTAGGCCTCACGGCACCCTGACCAGTATTCACAGTATTTCTGGAATAGGTGTCTGTGGCACCACCCGTTTtggaggggggggctgcaggggcagcctctgtgaggagagcccggggctgccccgtgccggacgcAGCCGGTTCCAGcggacccaccgcagggcacagctgagctccTCAGCCAAGATGGTGGTGCCTGTGGGAAAACAAATCTAAGAAAGGGCAAAGCACCAAATGTCAGcgtgaggaaaaaagtgtgagaaacagccctgcaaacaccaaggtcagtgaagaaggagggggaggaggggctccaggcgctggagcagagattccctcgAAGCCTGTGGGACAGGCTGTGGTgaagcaggtatttccctgcagcctgtggaggacactgtgctggagcaggtggatattccTCAAAGGAACTGTGGCATGTGgagagcccatgttggagcagtctTATCCTGAggccctgcagcctgtggcaaGGACACGTGCTGGCACAGGGGAaaaatgtgaggaggaaggagcagcagagaggagctggtatGGACTGACCCCAGCCCCCCGTTCCCCATCTGTCCTGTGccatttggggagggaggaggtacAGAAGTTGAGAATAAAGGAGTGaagttcagcctggaaaaaagaTGCGATGGGGGAGAAGCTCTTtgaggttttgtctttgtttctcaccatccaaaactattttaattggcaataaatgtTTTTTCCGTAAGTCAAGAGTCTGTTTGGCTGGTGACAGTAAtcggtaagtgatctccctgtctccATCTCAAGGCATGTGCTTTTTCAGTTCATTCTCCCCGCCCTTCCTTTTGaggagtgggagggagagagcagctggctggcagtctggcagccagccaaggtcaacccaccacagtgttgTGTTGACAAAGGCTACAACACTTACCAATGCCAGCAAGCAGGACTGGATTTCATTTTGTCTCTGTTCATTTTGTCTCTCTAAAATTGGTTTATTCTGAAGATACTGCGCCCATGGGTGTTAACTGTGTTCTCACTAGAAAATAGAAAGCTAGAAAGAAGTGATCTATTATTGTTTGTTGGCATTTAATCAATTTATTCTCTTTAGATCTTTTGAGAATATAGCTGGCCTCAGAGAAAGTACTGTAACTTTGGGGAGAGTATGCTGTATTTTTTGTATAAATCTAAAATCCTTCATCATCATTTCCTTAATTATGGCCAATAGCACCACCAAAGTTACAATTAAAAATCAGGAAGATGCAAGTCAGGAAACCCAAAAAGGGAAAGACTAAGTAAACTTCAGCCCAATTGCTTTCTGCTTGTGCATATGGCTTTAAATGTAGAATGTGTTCATGTAGCACCTGTCTAATAGTATAATATAAACATTAATTTAGCAAGCATAGTATAAGCCACCAGATGGAGTAGTGTTGCcatcagaaatgaaaagagaaatagaaagggcatgttttttctttctacttttgtATATAAGTTGCAAGTTTTTTTAAGGTACCGTGCCAACTTGATGCATAAATCCGTATGTTAGAAGTTGTAACCATTGACTGCAGTACATAGCTGTGTTAACACATTTCTTACTTTTTCACAATAAGGTGTGTTTTAACTTAATGTTTATGCTAGGGAAAGAgggaatgtttttcctttttttcttgctcgGAGGTTTGCATTAACCTGAGTTGACAAACTgtatgcaaatttatttttttttttttccttctttcattttttttctttacctcatAACTTGTATCTGTTTGCCATGTCGTTACTGGTAGCTAATTTTCTATTAAGTATCTGACAATTAATTCAAATACTTCTTGCTACAGTGCTTTAGAATTAGAAAAAAGGCAGGAGATGATTATGccaaaagcttttatttggggatttttgttgctgttgccctctattttctgtttctttttttctcttgttctcctAGGATCTTCTTGCACAAGAGCCTAAAAGCATTTAAAGTTTGCAGAATGAAAACATGGCACAGGCAATGCTATTACCACCAGGATCTGACAGCTTCTTCTATTTCACCAAAGAATCTCTTGCAGCTATTGAAAAACGTATTGCTGATGAAAAATCTCATTGTGGCAAAGATGAACATAAAGATGATGGCAGTCTTGAAGAAAATCACCCAAAGCCAAGCAGTGACTTGGAGGCAGGAAAAACACTGCCATTTATTTATGGCGATATTCCTCCAGGAATGGTATCTGAGCCCCTGGAGGACCTGGATCCATATTATATCAATAAAAAAGTAAGTGTTTTATATTAAGAGTGTAATTAGAACACACCTCTTGAACTATAAAGTGATAAATGCTCTGGCATGGAGGTAATCAGAAGCCCTGGTTGAAAGTATTATGCAGTATGTGATATCATGGTAATTATTTTGAATACATTAGAAATATGACTGTAATTCTTCTGCttaggttgctttttttttttaaagagcttttcttttaatttctaagGTTTCCTTATGATGATATTTTGAGTTAGTAGAATTTGCATTAGATGTCCTTTAATGTCTTCAAATCTGATTGAatgctgaagcatttgaaaaCTTTCTCTCTGTCTGGCTATTCTGTTCCTGGGGTTTCTAGGAAACATAGACAGTACCCAAGATCTAGTTGAGTAGGGTAATCTTTGGACAAAGTGCTCGTTCAGTCATCTGCCAAAACAATTGACTGTCAAACATTCCTTGAAATctcacagaaatatttgttttacaaAAAGATAAATGTTAAAATCTATTTGACTAGGGAGGGacataagtaaaaaaaagaaaaaatattattatcaCATATTGCCAGCTTCATGTGATGTGATTTCTATGGATTGGTAACAGCTTGTGTCACCAGATGTGGGTTTGTTATGCTAGAGTTTGCTTCAAGACCACTGCAACTGTTCTGAGTCTAATGGGGAGGATTTGATTTTTCTGACCTGTTATGTTTTTCCTGATGATTTTAATACCAATTCCTCAGCAAGTAATCGCTCCCTGCACTGCCCCATGAAGAACATGAAGACAATACACTGGTAGGACAATTTGAGGTCATATGCCCTCAATAATAGTATGTTACAGAGCAAGGAAGTTCTTGAAAGTCTTAGCGTCGTTCCTCTTAGAATCACTTTACATCTGCATGGATGCAAAGTTTTCCCAgaaattttataaaaatgctttggttttgtttagtgTGAAAGAGGATTTGTGGCTCAGTATCAGTTCAgcaaaacagtataaaaataacattcaCGTGAGTAGCCCCACATTCACTTCTCGTACAGGACTAAGTGTAAAGACTAAAACTGTACTTTGTGTTTCAATATTGGGTCTATGTTATAGGACCAATATAGATGTGAAGACAAAATCTAAATTTATATACACGTACTGTAACGTGACTCAGTTTCTTTTATAGATACAATgatagcaaaagaagaaaagagcaagggtGATGACTTTAGCAAGTACAGACGAAGATGTTTTTATGTAGGTGTGAAGTGGAATGCTGTtcagaatgaaagcaaaattgAGTTTACATTCAAAAGGCAGTACAAAATAAGCAGTGAATGGTTATTTTATTGTGCAAATCAGTAAAATGCTTGTTGAATTAAAAACATAGAACAGGTTCTTGAAATGAAGTACTGCATAATCAACAGATTGGTATCTTGCATGTAAGTGACCAAAGAGCTATATTACCTCTGTAAGAAGCAACTAAGttaaagcagtgttttttctAGTACAGAATGTTGAAGACTAATAATCAGATGTAGgttttttagtttagtttttgtTGTTTCAACTTCACGAACGCTACTGTCAAATGATCTATTTCTTTTACAGTGGAATAtcattagaaaacagaaagattcCTTGTTAAAACCTGCTTATTTCTACATACTCGCCTGTTGGGAGAATGATCGTAAGATGTAGATTGAATTAAGATTTCATTAGATGACATTTTCATTGTTTCTCCTagtcaaaataaaaaatggtcGCATAAATGGTACTAGTGATGACTGCACAGGCAATAGGGGTAGTAAAGCCTTTAAAAGCCGAGGGTGTCTCACCTCAGAAGCAGTTTTGAAGTGCTGAAATGGTTAAATAGTTGCTCATAAGTGTCCAGAAATGGTTAGTTAGGTGCTTTGTTTTGCATTGCCAGCTTTGATCTGAAGTGCAGGTAATACAGctggattaattttaaatgttcaaaatgacaaatttttaattatatttttaatgtaattacataatcctggaaaatgctgaaatgaagatTTTGTTTAAGAGGACAGAGACAAAGAACATATGGTGTTCAGTTTTCATTGCTCGTGAAAATTTAGAATCTGATATTTGCTTGTATAAttctactgaaaagaaatttgGCTACTTATGTCTGTGTAAGTACAGCCTCTATTTATGGCAAGGTTGCTAACCTTGTTGTGTATCCTTAATTTCCTATTTCCTATCTTTCCCCTGCTCCTTttgtgttttgggattttttttgttgttgttttttgtttgtttgtttggtttttaagacATTTATAGTATTGAATAAAGGGAAGACAATCTTCAGGTTCAGTGCCACACCTGCCTTGTACCTTTTATCTCCTTTCAATATTATTAGAAGAACAGCTATTAAGATTTTAGTTCATTCATATCCTTTTCAAGTGGTTTCTTGAAAATTATTACTggtctttttaaatatttaataccaCTGGGTTTTCTTGTTTAGTGTTTAAATGTGTTCCTGCCCTTAATTCTTTCTCTCAAAGTGAATCAGCGCTAAGATTTGTCACTTTAACCCTCTGATTAAATTCAGAGGAAGAGATGCACAGCACGTATACCTAGATTACAGAGTTAGTGGTATAACCATCGTTATTGTGAAACATCTTTGCGTTATTTATGACATTGCTAGTGATAGTAAACTGATTTGTATCATATATGTTGTCAGTATTCTATAGCCTGGTCAATTCTTCATGTTTTGTGTGATgcaaattcagcattaa
It contains:
- the LOC128144068 gene encoding sodium channel protein type 2 subunit alpha-like, translated to MAQAMLLPPGSDSFFYFTKESLAAIEKRIADEKSHCGKDEHKDDGSLEENHPKPSSDLEAGKTLPFIYGDIPPGMVSEPLEDLDPYYINKKTFIVLNKGKTIFRFSATPALYLLSPFNIIRRTAIKILVHSYPFQVVS